A single region of the Brassica rapa cultivar Chiifu-401-42 chromosome A03, CAAS_Brap_v3.01, whole genome shotgun sequence genome encodes:
- the LOC103857200 gene encoding polyadenylate-binding protein 1 — MTLNDEQEHEVYGGEIPEEEGEMETDEYEEHGGEEGGAAGDEELEPGSSAKDLEDMKKRIKEIEEEAGALREMQAKAEKEMGADQDPSGAISSAEKEEVDSRSIYVGNVDYACTPEEVQQHFQSCGTVNRVTILTDKFGQPKGFAYVEFVEEDAVQNSLILNESELHGRQIKVSAKRTNVPGMRQFRGRRPFRPMRGFMPGIPFYAPYAYGRVPRFRRPMRYRPY; from the exons ATGACGCTAAACGATGAGCAAGAGCACGAGGTGTACGGTGGAGAGATCCCAGAGGAGGAAGGAGAGATGGAGACGGACGAGTACGAGGAACACGGCGGAGAAGAAGGCGGCGCCGCGGGAGACGAGGAGCTTGAGCCAGGCTCTAGCGCTAAG GATCTAGAGGATATGAAGAAGCGAATCAAGGAGATTGAGGAAGAAGCTGGAGCTTTGCGTGAGATGCAAGCCAAAGCTGAGAAAGAGATGGGCGCTGATCAAG ATCCATCAGGTGCTATTAGTTCGGCTGAGAAGGAGGAAGTTGATTCCCGTTCTATATATGTTGGCAAT GTGGACTATGCATGTACCCCAGAGGAAGTCCAGCAACACTTCCAGTCCTGTGGAACAGTCAACAGGGTTACGATTCTGACAGATAAGTTTGGCCAACCCAAAGGTTTTGCCTACGTCGAATTCGTGGAAGAAGATGCCGTTCAGAATTCTCTCATCTTGAACGAGTCAGAACTTCATGGTCGTCAGATAAAG GTATCAGCAAAGAGAACTAACGTCCCTGGAATGAGACAGTTCCGAGGAAGGCGCCCCTTTAGACCCATGAGAGGATTCATGCCTGGAATTCCATTTTATGCTCCATATGCTTATGG GAGAGTTCCCAGGTTCAGACGGCCAATGCGTTACAGGCCATACTGA
- the LOC103857196 gene encoding probable RNA methyltransferase At5g51130: MGQDSNETKTKRKRGGRSKEKKSTEKVVTNEEQKKQHQHQQQQGNGSNPSKKKKKSQEFCPFGNYKNYYGYRISNDMDEDPRLKVLKKEWFQGKDCLDIGCNSGVMTIHIAKKFGCRSILGVDIDSSLIEVARWRLRNFIRTQNQGEKKTAGADGSKEQSLSLSDGSSAETKDLFQVVSFQKENFVQTRNLDENRYDTILCLSVTKWVHLNWGDDGLITLFSKIWRLLNPGGIFVMEPQPWKSYEKNRRVSETTAVNYRNIVLRPEHFQNILLDKIGFRTVEDLTSSLSGVSKGFDRQVLAFQK, encoded by the exons ATGGGTCAGGACAGCAACGAAACCAAGACGAAGAGGAAGAGAGGAGGTAGAAGCAAAGAGAAGAAGAGTACTGAGAAAGTAGTCACTAACGAAGAGCAGAAGAAGCAGCACCAGCACCAGCAACAACAAGGGAATGGTAGCAATccaagcaagaagaagaagaagagccaaGAGTTTTGTCCTTTCGGAAACTACAAAAACTACTATGGCTACAGA ATAAGCAATGATATGGATGAGGATCCTAGGCTTAAAGTGTTGAAGAAAGAATGGTTTCAAGGCAAGGATTGTCTCGACATCGGCTGCAATAGCGGCGTCATGACTATCCATATTG CTAAGAAGTTTGGTTGCCGGAGCATTCTTGGAGTTGATATTGATTCAA GTCTCATTGAGGTTGCTCGCTGGCGTCTTAGGAATTTTATTAGGACGCAGAATCAAGGTGAAAAGAAGACTGCTGGTGCAGATGGTTCGAAGGAgcaatctctttctctctctgatGGCAGCAGCGCAGAAACTAAAGACCTGTTTCAGGTTGTGTCGTTTCAGAAGGAGAATTTTGTTCAGACTCGAAACCTTGACGAGAATCGTTATGATACAATTCTATG cTTGAGTGTGACAAAGTGGGTTCATTTGAACTGGGGTGATGATGGTTTGATCACCTTGTTTTCTAAAATTTGGCGTCTTCTTAATCCG GGTGGTATATTTGTAATGGAACCTCAGCCTTGGAAATCTTATGAAAAGAATCGTCGTGTCTCAGAG ACAACCGCAGTGAACTACCGAAACATTGTTTTACGTCCAGAGCATTTCCAAAATATTCTTCTTGATAAG ATTGGGTTTAGAACAGTGGAGGATCTTACATCAAGCTTGTCAGGCGTAAGCAAAGGATTTGATAGACAGGTCCTTGCATTCCAGAAATGA
- the LOC103857197 gene encoding RNA pseudouridine synthase 7 isoform X1, which yields MKRKLQEVDAGEKPASSSSSSAIGTSMNTTDIVLQPSSPKLSQKQDYIFHGGRRHVRPYYFEFISHVNKRWTGKTIVDLFADEFKGRPRDYYVGAVKCGRIKVDGETVPVSYIVKSSQKITHFVHRHEPPVMTDDVQILVNEPDVVTVCKPASIPVHPCGQYRKNTVVGILDAEHDLGPLFPIHRLDRLVSGLLIIARTAAKADFFRKQIEGGMVKKRYIAKVIGVFPEDEKVVDANINYNGSEGRSTAEEANSSGGDKKVKGKPACTKFTRIGTNGTHSLVLCEPVTGRTHQIRVHLQYTGHPIANDPLYLNHDVDNLETKIAKRIDADERKMASPNDYVYSSDDFSIDPMCTNCPKLIPQGYEEHDEALWLHCVRYSGTGWEYECPYPSWASL from the exons atgaaacgaaAGCTGCAAGAAGTCGACGCCGGAGAGAAGCCCgcatcctcctcttcttcttctgccaTCGGCACCAGCATGAACACTACTGACATAGTTCTGCAGCCATCGTCTCCGAAACTCTCACAGAAGCAAGACTACATCTTCCATGGAG GGAGACGCCATGTGAGGCCTTACTACTTCGAGTTCATCTCTCAT GTGAATAAACGCTGGACGGGGAAAACAATCGTGGACTTGTTCGCTGATGAATTCAAAGGCAGACCTCGTGACTACTAT GTTGGTGCAGTCAAGTGTGGAAGAATCAAAGTTGATGGAGAGACTGTACCAGTTTCTTATATTGTCAAATCATCTCAAAAGATCACTCATTTCGTCCACAG GCATGAACCACCGGTGATGACTGATGATGTACAGATCCTTGTGAATGAACCTGATGTTGTTACTGTCTGCAAACCAGCTTCTATTCCT GTGCATCCATGTGGTCAATACCGTAAGAACACAGTTGTTGGAATCCTTGACGCTGAGCATGACCTCGGCCCTCTCTTTC CTATTCACAGGTTAGACCGTTTGGTTTCTGGATTGCTCATCATAGCAAGAACTGCTGCCAAAGCTGATTTTTTCAGGAAACAG ATTGAGGGTGGAATGGTTAAGAAACGTTATATTGCAAAAGTTATTGGCGTGTTTCCAGAAGATGAG AAAGTAGTCGACGCCAACATAAATTACAATGGTAGTGAAGGAAGAAGCACAGCAGAG GAAGCCAATTCAAGTGGTGGTGATAAGAAGGTGAAGGGGAAGCCTGCGTGTACCAAGTTCACCAGAATCGGTACAAATGGAACTCATAGTCTGGTCTTGTGTGAACCAGTGACAGGACGAACTCATCAA ATACGAGTCCATCTACAATATACAGGGCATCCCATAGCGAATGACCCGCTCTATCTCAATCATGACGTTGATAATCTGGAGACCAAGATTGCAAAAAGAATTGATGCGGATGAGAGAAAGATGGCCTCCCCAAACGACTACGTGTATTCTAGTGATGATTTCAGCATTGATCCAATGTGCACAAACTGCCCAAAGTTGATCCCACAAGG GTACGAGGAGCATGACGAGGCTCTTTGGTTGCATTGCGTTCGATACTCTGGAACAGGATGGGAATACGAATGTCCTTATCCATCTTGGGCATCCCTTTAA
- the LOC103857201 gene encoding probable pterin-4-alpha-carbinolamine dehydratase, chloroplastic: MAATTSSPPCHISVSFLRQLPPCTTVQFFGFSPTQRKLGGLTVARNNLAQDFLGDWGARDPYPEEIASQFGDKVLGPQSTEHKILIPNASVLSLSQLECSPVSPSQAPLSPDEAKALLHKVLGWSIVEDEAGGMKIRCMWKVRDFGCGVELINRIHKVAEASGHYPSLHLESPTQVRAELSTSSIGGLSMNDFIMAAKIDDIKTSDLSPRKRAWA, from the exons ATGGCAGCTACCACGTCATCTCCGCCGTGCCATATCTCCGTATCATTCCTCCGCCAGCTTCCTCCTTGCACCACTGTTCAGTTCTTCGGTTTCTCACCGACCCAGCGTAAACTGGGCGGGTTAACGGTAGCCCGGAACAATCTGGCGCAGGATTTTCTCGGGGACTGGGGGGCACGTGACCCTTACCCGGAGGAGATAGCTAGCCAGTTCGGAGACAAAGTGTTGGGACCCCAAAGCACAGAGCACAAGATTCTGATTCCTAATGCctctgttctctctctctcgcagCTCGAATGCTCCCCTGTTTCGCCTTCTCAGGCTCCTTTATCCCCCGATGAGGCCAAAGCGCTCCTCCATAAG GTTTTGGGATGGAGTATAGTGGAGGATGAAGCGGGTGGTATGAAAATAAGGTGCATGTGGAAGGTGAGGGATTTTGGGTGCGGCGTTGAACTCATAAACAGGATCCATAAGGTTGCTGAAGCTTCTGGTCATTACCCTTCTCTCCATTTGGAAAGTCCTACCCAAGTTAGAGCTGAGCTATCTACCTCTTCCATTG GTGGGCTGAGCATGAACGATTTCATAATGGCGGCAAAGATAGATGATATCAAGACTTCTGATCTTTCCCCAAGGAAAAGAGCCTGGGCATAA
- the LOC103857197 gene encoding RNA pseudouridine synthase 7 isoform X3 has translation MNSKADLVTTMLVQSSVEESKLMERLYQFLILSNHLKRSLISSTGFRHEPPVMTDDVQILVNEPDVVTVCKPASIPVHPCGQYRKNTVVGILDAEHDLGPLFPIHRLDRLVSGLLIIARTAAKADFFRKQIEGGMVKKRYIAKVIGVFPEDEKVVDANINYNGSEGRSTAEEANSSGGDKKVKGKPACTKFTRIGTNGTHSLVLCEPVTGRTHQIRVHLQYTGHPIANDPLYLNHDVDNLETKIAKRIDADERKMASPNDYVYSSDDFSIDPMCTNCPKLIPQGYEEHDEALWLHCVRYSGTGWEYECPYPSWASL, from the exons ATGAATTCAAAGGCAGACCTCGTGACTACTAT GTTGGTGCAGTCAAGTGTGGAAGAATCAAAGTTGATGGAGAGACTGTACCAGTTTCTTATATTGTCAAATCATCTCAAAAGATCACTCATTTCGTCCACAG GTTTCAGGCATGAACCACCGGTGATGACTGATGATGTACAGATCCTTGTGAATGAACCTGATGTTGTTACTGTCTGCAAACCAGCTTCTATTCCT GTGCATCCATGTGGTCAATACCGTAAGAACACAGTTGTTGGAATCCTTGACGCTGAGCATGACCTCGGCCCTCTCTTTC CTATTCACAGGTTAGACCGTTTGGTTTCTGGATTGCTCATCATAGCAAGAACTGCTGCCAAAGCTGATTTTTTCAGGAAACAG ATTGAGGGTGGAATGGTTAAGAAACGTTATATTGCAAAAGTTATTGGCGTGTTTCCAGAAGATGAG AAAGTAGTCGACGCCAACATAAATTACAATGGTAGTGAAGGAAGAAGCACAGCAGAG GAAGCCAATTCAAGTGGTGGTGATAAGAAGGTGAAGGGGAAGCCTGCGTGTACCAAGTTCACCAGAATCGGTACAAATGGAACTCATAGTCTGGTCTTGTGTGAACCAGTGACAGGACGAACTCATCAA ATACGAGTCCATCTACAATATACAGGGCATCCCATAGCGAATGACCCGCTCTATCTCAATCATGACGTTGATAATCTGGAGACCAAGATTGCAAAAAGAATTGATGCGGATGAGAGAAAGATGGCCTCCCCAAACGACTACGTGTATTCTAGTGATGATTTCAGCATTGATCCAATGTGCACAAACTGCCCAAAGTTGATCCCACAAGG GTACGAGGAGCATGACGAGGCTCTTTGGTTGCATTGCGTTCGATACTCTGGAACAGGATGGGAATACGAATGTCCTTATCCATCTTGGGCATCCCTTTAA
- the LOC103857199 gene encoding zinc finger transcription factor YY1 — MEQQYQYQNNPFERRPILKSSKASPSIRWIKDWVPQDIVATGAKCYLRKWVTEETVKRLKEKEKEPSTTDPDPPEPTSEILFLCSYDGCGKIFFDVSALRKHSHIHGERQYVCDYPGCDKKFMDSSKLKRHWLIHTGARDFVCTYQGCGKAFSLDFNLRSHMKTHSQENYHICPYSGCGKRYAYEYKLKNHVAAYHEKNGAGETPTYTPPAEKASRTPKTPSATVYGSASLERPYACPYEGCDKDYIHEYKLKLHLKREHLPQENNNNTPTKHDLEEGSDQDFYRKHASNGKSQTRRQQSRAKPDMRTPPAKVLKKGPTSSPAKERMAKKPWQVRETFEGEDSEETEEDRENVDDGWRFVRNNEEEDDDEETEDEN; from the exons ATGGAGCAGCAGTATCAGTATCAGAATAATCCATTCGAAAGACGTCCCATCCTTAAATCATCCAAGGCTTCTCCTTCCATTAGGTGGATCAAGGACTG gGTACCACAAGATATTGTTGCTACAGGTGCCAAGTGTTATCTTCGCAAATGGGTCACAG AGGAAACGGTGAAGAGActtaaagaaaaagagaaagagcCTAGTACTACTGACCCTGACCCCCCGGAACCCACTTCTGAGATTTTGTTTCTCTGCAGCTACGATGGTTGTGGCAAGATTTTCTTCGATGTTAGTGCCTTGAGAAAGCATTCCCACATCCATGGTGAAAGGCAGTACGTTTGTGATTACCCAGGATGTGATAAG AAATTTATGGATAGTTCGAAGTTGAAGAGACATTGGCTCATTCATACTGGGGCTAGGGACTTTGTTTGCACTTATCAAGGCTGTGGAAAG GCATTCTCCTTGGATTTTAACCTCAGATCTCACATGAAGACTCACTCGCAAGAAAACTATCACATCTGTCCCTACTCTGGGTGTGGAAAGAGATATGCTTATGAATACAAGCTCAAGAACCATGTTGCTGCCTACCATGAAAAG AATGGTGCTGGAGAGACGCCTACGTACACACCACCTGCAGAGAAAGCATCAAGGACTCCCAAAACACCTTCTGCAACGGTTTATGGCTCAGCGTCTTTAGAACGTCCATACGCATGCCCTTACGAAGGGTGTGACAAGGATTACATACATGAGTACAAGCTCAAACTCCACTTGAAGAGAGAGCATTTACCACaagagaacaacaacaacacaccGACCAAGCACGATCTAGAAGAAGGGAGCGATCAAGATTTTTACAGGAAACACGCTAGTAACGGGAAAAGCCAGACACGTAGACAGCAGAGCAGAGCTAAGCCGGACATGAGGACACCACCAGCGAAAGTGTTAAAGAAAGGCCCAACCTCTTCACCTGCCAAAGAAAGGATGGCCAAAAAGCCATGGCAAGTAAGAGAAACGTTTGAAGGAGAAGATAGCGAGGAAACGGAGGAAGATAGGGAGAATGTGGATGATGGGTGGAGGTTTGTACGAAAcaatgaggaagaagatgacgaTGAAGAGACTGAAGATGAAAACTAA
- the LOC103857197 gene encoding RNA pseudouridine synthase 7 isoform X2, protein MNSKADLVTTMLVQSSVEESKLMERLYQFLILSNHLKRSLISSTECVEGFRHEPPVMTDDVQILVNEPDVVTVCKPASIPVHPCGQYRKNTVVGILDAEHDLGPLFPIHRLDRLVSGLLIIARTAAKADFFRKQIEGGMVKKRYIAKVIGVFPEDEKVVDANINYNGSEGRSTAEEANSSGGDKKVKGKPACTKFTRIGTNGTHSLVLCEPVTGRTHQIRVHLQYTGHPIANDPLYLNHDVDNLETKIAKRIDADERKMASPNDYVYSSDDFSIDPMCTNCPKLIPQGYEEHDEALWLHCVRYSGTGWEYECPYPSWASL, encoded by the exons ATGAATTCAAAGGCAGACCTCGTGACTACTAT GTTGGTGCAGTCAAGTGTGGAAGAATCAAAGTTGATGGAGAGACTGTACCAGTTTCTTATATTGTCAAATCATCTCAAAAGATCACTCATTTCGTCCACAG AATGCGTGGAAGGTTTCAGGCATGAACCACCGGTGATGACTGATGATGTACAGATCCTTGTGAATGAACCTGATGTTGTTACTGTCTGCAAACCAGCTTCTATTCCT GTGCATCCATGTGGTCAATACCGTAAGAACACAGTTGTTGGAATCCTTGACGCTGAGCATGACCTCGGCCCTCTCTTTC CTATTCACAGGTTAGACCGTTTGGTTTCTGGATTGCTCATCATAGCAAGAACTGCTGCCAAAGCTGATTTTTTCAGGAAACAG ATTGAGGGTGGAATGGTTAAGAAACGTTATATTGCAAAAGTTATTGGCGTGTTTCCAGAAGATGAG AAAGTAGTCGACGCCAACATAAATTACAATGGTAGTGAAGGAAGAAGCACAGCAGAG GAAGCCAATTCAAGTGGTGGTGATAAGAAGGTGAAGGGGAAGCCTGCGTGTACCAAGTTCACCAGAATCGGTACAAATGGAACTCATAGTCTGGTCTTGTGTGAACCAGTGACAGGACGAACTCATCAA ATACGAGTCCATCTACAATATACAGGGCATCCCATAGCGAATGACCCGCTCTATCTCAATCATGACGTTGATAATCTGGAGACCAAGATTGCAAAAAGAATTGATGCGGATGAGAGAAAGATGGCCTCCCCAAACGACTACGTGTATTCTAGTGATGATTTCAGCATTGATCCAATGTGCACAAACTGCCCAAAGTTGATCCCACAAGG GTACGAGGAGCATGACGAGGCTCTTTGGTTGCATTGCGTTCGATACTCTGGAACAGGATGGGAATACGAATGTCCTTATCCATCTTGGGCATCCCTTTAA
- the LOC103857202 gene encoding uncharacterized protein LOC103857202 — MSIKNVHLLLVTICIASSATAQFPFPFPFQPSPGSMPGMPGISQCWSTLMDMPGCFAEIRQSIMTGKFGSIGPACCKAFLDAEANCTKDLPFKPFFPPMLKEQCSRAAGPSAGPPTNL, encoded by the coding sequence ATGTCGATTAAGAATGTGCACCTTCTCCTGGTGACAATATGCATTGCATCCTCTGCTACTGCTCAGTTTCCATTTCCGTTTCCATTTCAACCAAGTCCAGGTAGTATGCCAGGAATGCCTGGTATAAGCCAATGTTGGTCAACACTGATGGATATGCCAGGCTGTTTTGCAGAGATCAGACAATCCATTATGACCGGTAAATTCGGTAGCATAGGTCCTGCTTGTTGTAAAGCTTTTTTAGATGCTGAAGCCAACTGCACAAAAGATCTTCCATTCAAACCGTTTTTCCCTCCTATGCTAAAGGAACAATGCTCGCGTGCTGCCGGTCCTTCAGCCGGTCCTCCAACGAATCTGTAA